The genomic segment CTCTATAATTCATATCAGTTCTATTTAGTCTCTAAAATATTGTCGTATAAATTTCCTGAAATTATGATTACGGTATACGAATATCCGTTGCAGATGATAATTCCAGAAGAATGCAACCAAAACAGCTACAATGATCTTGGACAGTATAAACACATCGTTTATATAATGCCCCAACAAGCCGTCCACCCAGCGCATACCAGTCAACCACTCAGTCAGAGCAAACGTACCCCATGTGTTCAATAGAATACTACCTCCCCAAACAAAAAGATATTTCAGCG from the Bacteroides eggerthii genome contains:
- a CDS encoding GtrA family protein, giving the protein MADRLKETSRFAGWRYAVWVFIKAQLSSYVASLVDFLVTILLVKLSGLFYLYATFLGSVVGGMVNCAINYGWVFHADDCKKTHVALKYLFVWGGSILLNTWGTFALTEWLTGMRWVDGLLGHYINDVFILSKIIVAVLVAFFWNYHLQRIFVYRNHNFRKFIRQYFRD